A stretch of the Gracilinanus agilis isolate LMUSP501 chromosome 4, AgileGrace, whole genome shotgun sequence genome encodes the following:
- the APOBEC4 gene encoding putative C->U-editing enzyme APOBEC-4 encodes MEPLYQEYLTNHGTVVKPYYWLALTLDCSKCPYHIRTGEEARVTHTEFYQLFGFPCGPSPQTKHLTFYELKTSSGSLVQKGQASSCTEYDTHPESMLFEMGSYLESLIHNNDNGGQILLYSNYCPCNEASHCCISKIYNFLMRYPEVSLNIYFSQLYHTETDFPVSAWNREALRSLASLWPQVTLNPISGRIWHYLLYHFVSGVSGAILYQPIWPARALADRHNAYEIKAITGVKPYFTDVLPQTTVNPNTKAQLDLQRCPLSNVFPQESFQVMNNQLPPMMMTPEQKMPVIFMLMPFGEQQPFSIGQNPPKPKNIVRHLNVPQMLLNETKDPRRPPAGRLVETVEIIEQFSDTKEERKKKMKKVNTHF; translated from the coding sequence ATGGAGCCCTTATACCAGGAATACCTAACAAATCATGGAACTGTAGTAAAACCTTATTATTGGTTGGCCTTGACTCTAGACTGTTCTAAGTGCCCTTATCACATCCGGACAGGGGAAGAAGCAAGAGTTACTCATACTGAATTTTATCAGCTCTTTGGATTCCCTTGTGGGCCTAGTCCTCAAACAAAACATCTCacattttatgaattaaaaactTCTTCTGGCAGCCTGGTGCAAAAGGGTCAGGCTTCAAGTTGCACCGAGTATGATACCCACCCAGAATCTATGTTATTTGAGATGGGTAGTTATCTTGAGTCACTCATACATAACAATGACAACGGTGGACAGATCCTTCTTTATTCTAACTACTGTCCTTGTAATGAAGCCAGCCATTGCTGCATCAGCAAAATATACAACTTTCTGATGAGATATCCAGAAGTTAGCCTCAATATATATTTCTCTCAGCTTTATCATACAGAGACTGACTTCCCTGTTTCAGCATGGAACCGTGAAGCTTTACGGAGTCTGGCCAGTTTATGGCCTCAGGTCACTCTGAACCCAATAAGTGGTAGAATTTGGCATTACCTTCTCTATCATTTTGTGAGTGGTGTCTCAGGGGCAATTCTTTACCAACCAATTTGGCCTGCAAGAGCACTGGCTGACAGACACAATGCttatgaaatcaaagcaatcacaGGAGTGAAACCATACTTCACTGATGTACTTCCCCAGACAACAGTGAACCCAAACACAAAAGCTCAGCTGGATTTACAGAGATGCCCTTTAAGCAATGTGTTCCCTCAGGAGTCTTTTCAAGTGATGAACAACCAACTACCACCCATGATGATGACCCCAGAACAGAAGATGCCTGTAATTTTTATGTTAATGCCTTTCGGAGAGCAACAACCATTCAGTATAGGTCAAAACCCACCCAAACCAAAAAACATTGTAAGGCACTTAAACGTGCCTCAGATGTTATTAAATGAAACCAAAGATCCAAGAAGACCCCCTGCTGGAAGACTAGTGGAGACTGTGGAAATCATAGAACAATTTTCAGAcactaaagaagaaagaaaaaagaaaatgaaaaaagtaaacacgcatttttaa